In Musa acuminata AAA Group cultivar baxijiao chromosome BXJ2-10, Cavendish_Baxijiao_AAA, whole genome shotgun sequence, a genomic segment contains:
- the LOC135625926 gene encoding BTB/POZ and TAZ domain-containing protein 1-like isoform X1, giving the protein MTEEEKKRGEAEIQRWLEVGSVEIPPADVRIVTSGGRRIPVHSTVLASASPVLESILGGPHKGRSRGREIPILGVPCDAVHAFVHSLYFARRAYDRCVSATEEEMIGEHGMHLLALSRAYRVGWLKRAAERALSLRLTAEGVVDVLVLSQRCDAPRLHLRCLQLLSKDFAAVEQTEAWRFLQDHDPWLELHILQFLHHAHLRRRRQARRKAEQRLYAELHEAMDCLRHICADGCGEVGPSGRLLPADARPPCPNAVSCRGLRQLIRHFAACDRQKRQQHGCRRCKRLWQLLRLHASICDEVDDASCKVPLCIQFKRRMQEKEGESEEDEDERWRLLVKKVASARVMSHLAKRQSQVLV; this is encoded by the exons ATGACCGAAGAAGAGAAGAAACGCGGCGAGGCGGAGATCCAGCGGTGGCTTGAGGTCGGGAGTGTCGAGATCCCGCCGGCCGATGTCCGGATCGTGACGTCCGGCGGGCGGCGAATACCTGTTCACTCCACCGTTCTG GCTTCTGCGTCGCCTGTGCTGGAGAGCATACTGGGTGGACCGCATAAGGGCAGGAGTCGAGGAAGGGAGATCCCCATTCTTGGCGTCCCATGCGACGCTGTCCATGCCTTCGTTCACTCACTCTACTTTGCCAG GCGGGCGTACGACAGGTGCGTGTCGGCCACAGAGGAGGAGATGATCGGGGAGCACGGAATGCACCTGTTGGCGCTGTCGCGCGCGTACCGCGTCGGGTGGTTGAAGCGCGCTGCCGAGCGGGCGCTCTCGTTGCGGCTGACCGCCGAGGGCGTGGTGGACGTGCTGGTGCTGTCGCAGCGGTGCGACGCGCCGCGCCTCCACCTGCGGTGCCTGCAGCTGCTATCGAAGGACTTCGCCGCGGTGGAGCAGACCGAGGCCTGGCGGTTCCTCCAGGACCACGACCCCTGGCTCGAGCTCCACATCCTCCAGTTCCTCCACCACGCCCACCTG cggcggcggcggcaggcgAGGAGGAAGGCGGAGCAGAGGCTGTACGCGGAGCTGCACGAGGCCATGGACTGCTTGCGCCACATCTGCGCCGACGGGTGCGGGGAGGTGGGGCCCTCAGGCCGGCTCCTCCCAGCCGACGCCCGTCCCCCCTGCCCCAACGCCGTCAGTTGCCGCGGCCTCCGGCAGCTCATCCGCCACTTCGCGGCGTGCGATCGGCAGAAGCGGCAGCAGCACGGGTGCCGACGCTGCAAGCGCCTGTGGCAGCTGCTCCGCCTCCACGCCTCCATCTGCGACGAGGTCGACGACGCCTCCTGCAAGGTTCCCCTCTGCAT ACAATTCAAGCGGAGGATGCAGGAGAAGGAAGGGGAAtcggaggaggacgaggacgagaGATGGAGGCTACTGGTGAAGAAGGTGGCCTCCGCTAGAGTTATGTCGCACTTGGCCAAGAGGCAGAGTCAAGTATTAGTTTAA
- the LOC135625926 gene encoding BTB/POZ and TAZ domain-containing protein 1-like isoform X2: MTEEEKKRGEAEIQRWLEVGSVEIPPADVRIVTSGGRRIPVHSTVLASASPVLESILGGPHKGRSRGREIPILGVPCDAVHAFVHSLYFARCVSATEEEMIGEHGMHLLALSRAYRVGWLKRAAERALSLRLTAEGVVDVLVLSQRCDAPRLHLRCLQLLSKDFAAVEQTEAWRFLQDHDPWLELHILQFLHHAHLRRRRQARRKAEQRLYAELHEAMDCLRHICADGCGEVGPSGRLLPADARPPCPNAVSCRGLRQLIRHFAACDRQKRQQHGCRRCKRLWQLLRLHASICDEVDDASCKVPLCIQFKRRMQEKEGESEEDEDERWRLLVKKVASARVMSHLAKRQSQVLV; encoded by the exons ATGACCGAAGAAGAGAAGAAACGCGGCGAGGCGGAGATCCAGCGGTGGCTTGAGGTCGGGAGTGTCGAGATCCCGCCGGCCGATGTCCGGATCGTGACGTCCGGCGGGCGGCGAATACCTGTTCACTCCACCGTTCTG GCTTCTGCGTCGCCTGTGCTGGAGAGCATACTGGGTGGACCGCATAAGGGCAGGAGTCGAGGAAGGGAGATCCCCATTCTTGGCGTCCCATGCGACGCTGTCCATGCCTTCGTTCACTCACTCTACTTTGCCAG GTGCGTGTCGGCCACAGAGGAGGAGATGATCGGGGAGCACGGAATGCACCTGTTGGCGCTGTCGCGCGCGTACCGCGTCGGGTGGTTGAAGCGCGCTGCCGAGCGGGCGCTCTCGTTGCGGCTGACCGCCGAGGGCGTGGTGGACGTGCTGGTGCTGTCGCAGCGGTGCGACGCGCCGCGCCTCCACCTGCGGTGCCTGCAGCTGCTATCGAAGGACTTCGCCGCGGTGGAGCAGACCGAGGCCTGGCGGTTCCTCCAGGACCACGACCCCTGGCTCGAGCTCCACATCCTCCAGTTCCTCCACCACGCCCACCTG cggcggcggcggcaggcgAGGAGGAAGGCGGAGCAGAGGCTGTACGCGGAGCTGCACGAGGCCATGGACTGCTTGCGCCACATCTGCGCCGACGGGTGCGGGGAGGTGGGGCCCTCAGGCCGGCTCCTCCCAGCCGACGCCCGTCCCCCCTGCCCCAACGCCGTCAGTTGCCGCGGCCTCCGGCAGCTCATCCGCCACTTCGCGGCGTGCGATCGGCAGAAGCGGCAGCAGCACGGGTGCCGACGCTGCAAGCGCCTGTGGCAGCTGCTCCGCCTCCACGCCTCCATCTGCGACGAGGTCGACGACGCCTCCTGCAAGGTTCCCCTCTGCAT ACAATTCAAGCGGAGGATGCAGGAGAAGGAAGGGGAAtcggaggaggacgaggacgagaGATGGAGGCTACTGGTGAAGAAGGTGGCCTCCGCTAGAGTTATGTCGCACTTGGCCAAGAGGCAGAGTCAAGTATTAGTTTAA